One Delphinus delphis chromosome 16, mDelDel1.2, whole genome shotgun sequence genomic window, AGTTCATATCCCCTTGAGGTCTGGAAAACTTTCTTGAATGCTTGCTTTGATTATaactttcctgtttttttcctgtgCTCTTTCTTGAGCTCCTACTAGTCACATATTGAATTTTCTAGATGACTTTTTTAGTGCTCTTACCTTTTCTCTCAGTTTTccgtctttctgtcttgttctactttctgagatattttttccaactttattttctaattaccaTGAATTTCCAAGacgtttctttttaaaaattctctgaatttttttttttggtaccattTTGTTCTTGTTCAGTATCTTTGAGAATGTTAATAATAGTTTTTCTTAACATTATAATTTTCCTACTTAGCTTGTTCTTCcaggttcttttttgttttaagctcTGGCTTTCATATTTATTAGAGTTTCTTCAAATGTCTGTAATTTGTGGGGGGGGCAtccattcttattttaaagaaggCACTTTAAAATGCTGTCTGAAAGCACTTTGCATGAGTGGAGCTTGTTTGTGTGGGTTTCAGTGCAAGATGATCAGTgctcttctcttttaaaatgtctggagttcccagggggaaaaaaaagatctgcCTGGAAGTTTTCATCCTGGCTCCCAGTATTCTGGGTGTCTAATAAGGTAAAGGGCTAGGGCAGGTCTGACTTAACATCTGTTTGCAACTTTTACTTAATCCATTGTAGTTAGTATGATGGCCCTACTTTGAACTGTGTTCCTGTCCCCTGTTCTAGcaactctcatttcccttttCCAGACAATAAACTTTCAGTCTTCTCTGGTGTGGAGGACAGCTAGTTGTTCCACTGTGCAAAGTGAGAATCTAAAGGTAACTTTTTAAATGGTCTTTCGACCAGTCCTATTTTTAGCTCTACCTTCACCCCCATTTTGCAAGTTATCTGCACCTCCAATTCCTCATTCTTTTAAGGCCTCTGTTACAcagtttgcttttcatttttcctccttACTGGCTTAGGGTTCTGTTTTCTTGGGATTGCTGTCAGTTACCACTAGTCCATCTGCTTCCCAACCTCCTAAACTAGttgtctcttttgttctctttgcttttttttttcttttctttttcatccctATATTATCATTTGAGGAGAGTTTTAAGAGGCGGTGGAAACTAATGCACATGTTTAGTTAGCCATCTTTTTAAACATAAGATTCGTCTTTTGATGGAGTGGATtccattttcccctccttttctccctgcaAAAAGACTATGTGGATGCTGGATTGCTTGAGTTTGGGGGATTTGAAAAAACCTGTCAATTGCCTTTAaacatatactttatatatttgttgatttcccttcctcttatGACCTCCCTTTAACCTTTTGCTCTCCCTTTCGTCCTGAGGTATAAGCCCACCACAGGCCAAGGAGAGAACCTGggattttcctgtattttctttaaaacacctgtccttttttcttttttttttttccccctaccatGTCTTATTCTTGTATtaatgttttacttctttcttttatatcattAGTATACTCACTTCACCACTCTTCAAACTTACTTTGTTTTCTCAAGTTCATGGTTTGGTGAACTTCCTGTTTGTCACACCTGCTAGCTTTACCTCTTGGTGGATTATTTCCTCATATGGTTTATACTTTTCAATTACTTGTTCATTCTTAACTGAGATTACTTTTTCCATGGGAAACCTGTGAACTCTTGCTTATTGAAGAGTCTCTAGGGGGCTATTTTGCATTTACTTCTCTTTTGTAATTTACATTAATTTCTTGAAGTTTCTTAAAAACACAGGATGGGAAAACATGGCTTCATCTTTTTTCCCAAGCCAGTGACTTTTTTCATAGCCCCGATTTACATTTATGATAGATTCAGAGGTACGTGCAGTCTTTTTAATTCCAGCTGAACAAGCAGTAAAGTGGAAgggttttagcttttattttaaaaaaaaagaggaataggaaaaaaggaagaggatggAGTGAGGTGTGATGGAAATAAGAGCCTGTGTTCGCCCTTCCCAGGCTTCTTGGGGCAGATAAGATCACCGTTGTGCACAATAGCTGGACATGAGAGCCATGGAATTTGGAAACATTGATTATGTCCTAACATTCTTGAGTTGCCAGATTGAGTCTTTGTCTCAGGACTACAGATTAACTTGATGAATATTATAAAATAGCCCTGCTGGTTTCAGACCTAGAGAGGCAGTTCATCAGCTGAGTGGGAATAAATCTCTTCAGAGTTTTGGTAATTGGGTTCTAAGAATGAAACCCCAGGGGAAAACTATAGTGATTAGTTGTCATTAGAGTTATGCAAAGTTTTCCTTATTATAATGACAACAAGACAGAGTTTtcaaatggtttttacatttggcagtagACTGGATAGATGGATACTGAAGAAAATCTAGATGATAGAAGAGTTGTCATTCTGAGGGTTTGTtgttttctctctggaatgatGGGAAATATCTGAGACTGGAATTTCTTTATGCACTTAAGTTCAGATTTCAGCTTCATCTTTGTGGGTGGTTTGGCTCTTATCCTGAGACCATTATGTTTGGTGAATATGATGGTTTTGGAACCTAATTATACACAGAGGGCAAAAGTTCCAGTTATTTAGGGAAATCTGCAAgcccatttcatatttttaaagaaagcaaatgtaGGAagcatctatttttaattttacaatgcAGCCTATGTGTTTAAAAACAATATGCTTGAAAGAaaaacgtttttcttttcttaacacaAGTAATATGTCTTTAtcagagaaattagaaaacactggaaaaaataaagccaaaaattatttcataattttatctcCCAAAGGTAACAGTTCAAAGGTGATATACACCTTCTAGACGTTTTTCCTATGGATGTTCGTGATACATGTGTGTTTCCAAAAACGGTATCATTCTCTTTTGTAACCTGTTTGACAAaactgtatatacacatatatataaatatgtatcacAGTAAATATAGAAGTATAGTCTAGTCTTTAGTGGAGGCTTAGTATTCTGTTATATCATGATGTATTTAATTCTCaattttaggttgtttctgaTTTTTGCCACAATAAATGattctttgaattttctggttactaaattttttatatatataaatttatttatttatttatttttggctgtgttgggtcttcatttctgtgcaagggctttctcaagttgcggcgagcgggggcctctcactgtcgcggcctctcttgttgcggagcacaggctccagacgcgcaggctcagtagctgtggctcacgggcccagttgctccgcagcatgtgggatcttcccagaccagggctcgaacccgtgtcccctgcattggcaggcagattctcaaccactgcgccaccagggaagccctggttactAAATATTTACATTCCTTCAGAGAAAACCCAAACGGAGGCCTGGTGTATAGGAAATGGAACGAGCTAGGCTTGCTGGTGGTAGGACTTTCCAAGAAATAGATGAAACGGTTTTGTATTTCACACTGTCAGAGAACCACTGGAGTCATGATTTATAGCATACAGTTGACATGGCTGGTTTCTTGTCATTGTGTTATATATACTACCTTTGTCAGCCAAAAATCATCTTTCCCTCTGGAACACTGAGGGCTACTACATTGGAATGGGTCATTAGGGAGGGAGATACAAAAAGGGAGGCTATCAGTTGGGTTAGTTATAGGGCAACTGCAGAGAAAGAATACATTTCAGATATTGCagaatcaaaatattaaacatcatTAAATAAACAAGGCAGAGAGACCCAAAGATGTCCATATGAGGCTCTTCTAACAGTTTAAGTGGACCATGAGGCAAGTATGTTTACTTCAGCAAGCTCTTCTTTCTTGTATCTCAGCCAAATAGGCCAGCATATGCTTAGTTCAAGGAGCCATTTCAAAAGGGATGGTTTGCTAACCAGAGTTGACTATGGAATTGTGAACATTTCACGTAATagcaatttataataaattacaATTTAAAGGTTAAAGCATCAAAAGTCATCTAAAATCTCCTCAACAGTAGATTGAAACTGTGTGATTCTTATTCTagccattttttcttcttcagataaatacaattttatgaaTTCTGCctatttaaattaattctttacttgttaaataacaaccaaaaaatcTTACCGCTAATTAGATTGGTTTGGAGAAAAGCATTCAGGAGCTATCCAAATTGAGTCAGAGAAGACTTAACACCTACCTCATGAGTATTTCAGTGGGCTGCATTACCCTAAAAGGTCCATTAGGTTACTGTTGACTTTTATGGAAAGTTCTAGTAGGTGTAAAGACCTTTATGTGGGCTTGAAGCGTTTACAGAAAGGCAGTTCGTCTGTTTCACAATAAAATagtatgaattcttttttttttcctatttctttattttttgggggggctgcgttgggtctttgttgctgcacgcgggctttctctagttgcggcgaatgggggctactcttcattatggtgcgcgggcttctcattgtggtggcttctcttgttgtggagcatgggctctaggcttgtgggcttcagtagttgcagcacgcgggctcagcagttgtggcttgcgtgctctagggcacaggctcagtagttgtggcacacaggcttagttgctccgtggcatgtgggatcttcctggaccaggacacaaacccgtgtctcctgcattggcaggcggattcttaaccactgcgccaccagggaagccccataatatcaattcttgattttatttctctttaacaaaGTACCCACAGGTACTTTCATGTTGTAAAGTCTGAGCTAAATATCACATGCTCACCAAATTTTGATTTTGCATCAAGTTGATTATATAAGCTAGTAGAGTAAAATCATGTGTGTGCCCCACGTTGCTTTTGTTCTTAGAGATTTGATACATGGAGCGTGGAGCGGAAAGTTTACTTGGCAATTATGCTATGTACTGCTTCCTACTTTCATTTGGCATTATCAGTATTTAGAAACATCTGGAACTTCTCTATAGTTTCTTCACTGTTATGGCAGCTATGTTTGTTCAATCTTGGGTCCATCGTGccttaaaaaaatcatgaaaatgcaATTCTTAATTTCATGGCCTTTGTTTTAGAAGTTCATTGAATCTTCAAAGGAGaataaattatattcagtataatcatttcttacattttaatgtattgctCTATGTTATCCAAACCACTGTCAGGTACATGTGAATTCCCTTAATTAATGGAACAAGCAAATGGAATGAACTATTCCActataggaaactgaggccctgataTTGGAGTACAAGTTAATGCCAGAATAAGCATTAAAACTCAGATTTTCTGAGCATTTGCTGTGTGGATAGTTGTACTGTGTATTTTGTGGTattctaatttttgaaaaattgtgtTCAGTGTGTAATTCATATGGTTGCTTTTTGTTAATGCAACAATGTCTTGTTCCTAGACAATGTCAGATAACAAGATAATATAATAGATTCTTTTTGAATAAGGGTAAATATTCATAAATGAGTTATTTAGTGATTTTGCTggtgaatgttttttttttcagtaccaGGATAATTgctttaacttattttttctttttttagacatCTGGCTTTGATGATTATTTATAGAGGCTATAGTGTGTGGTGGAATATTATCTAATGCCTTTTTTAATATTAAAGCCTAAAATACCTATTTTAAGAATTGGAGCTGAATTGTAttcacagatttattttttatttagttaaaaCCTTGGTGAGTTTAGAATATATAATGAAGTGTTCTTCCTGCCCTTTATCTTCTAGGACTCCAtaagttttaaaaagacttttcagATTATCTTTCATACATTCTCAAATCTGTGAGACCATTGACTATTTATAGTGGGAAAGCCCTGAAAAGCATCTTGAGTCTCTGCCTAAACCCAGAATTAACTCTTTGCTGTGTATGAGATTTTAGACAAATCACCATCTCCCTAGACTGTAGTTTACTTATGTCCAAAAGTTACAGATGCATGAGAGTTCCAGCACCTCTTCCACCTCTCAAATTCTGTAGTGTTTTGGAATAAAGAGTTTATATAcagctttttttcttctatgacaTCTTCCCAGTTCTGAGAACTAAGTCTAATGATTTGAGCGCTACGTTATTTCTTAACTTTCTCCCAGTAATGGATTCAGAGTGGCTTTTCTGGATGATGGTGGTAATAGTTGTTTTCTGAGTCCAGCCTAACGTACAGTCTTCTGGGTCTAGATATGAAAGCAGTTTGCCTTTCCCTTCTCAGAAACACCACAGTATGTTCTAAGTTGAGTGTATGGGTCCAGGGGGCAGTCACTGCCTCACCTCTCCTCCTACAGCCAGACTCTGGGGTCAGTGAGTAAGTCCTCATGTTTTAGCTGTGGCCTTTGAAGTACTGAGTAGCTGCCCAATAGTTACTTCCATAGAAATGAGTATTTTCCCTATCACGTGATTTCAGCATCAGCTGCAGGAAAGCTGCGTGTATGCCTTCATTTGCAAGCTTCAGATCTTgcttgaaatataaattttattttctcatgaaaTTCGGAAACATGTGTTTCCTCATGTGTGTCCGAATGAtttgggcttttaaaaatgccatttggAAGTGGCAGCTTCATTAAATAGTTATGAAATGTCACTATGGGCCCTGTTGGGCAAATAGAAAGGAAGCAGGATATTACAAAAAGAGCAAGACGTATTTCTTGGAGTAATTAATAGCTTTCATTCCTTTTACATGCTCGTCACAGCAGTAGCAGCCCATGGGAAGGTAGGTAAGGTAGTTGTTAATCCCATTTTCCAGAGGAATCTGAGCTTGAAGAGGTTAAAGGATTTTGTCAAGAAGAGATGTAGCTGAGTTGGGTCTCAACTGCAGGCTCCTGGCCTCACACAGCTGGTGCTCTTTCTACCACATCGTGCACACAAGACAGTGAAATGATATTTTGTGGCACAGATAACAGTGACGTAGGAATTCAGAGAGGGGGGAAAGATTGTGAAGGAGTGGCCAGGAAAGGCTTTGCAGAGAAGGACCTTAAAGGCTAAGGGAAGAATCTGGAACTTGTTGAAGAGGATTCGAAGGAGCATTCCAAACTGGAGGGAATCACAGGAACTGTCTTAAGGAGTGAACAGTTTTTTGTCCTAGTCAATTAATGGAAGCTATTGGGTTATCTTGCTGTCTCTTAAGAGTTCTACTGGCTATCTCAGACTGCCTGACGGGCTTGCTTTTGCAAGATTAGTGTTTCTTCATTTGGATAGAAGCTTGCggtgccagagagagagagagagagcgtgtgtgtgtgtgtgtgtgtgtgtatgcgcatGTGTGTGTCTCATGGCCCTATATGGTCTCCTACCAtctgatatttttctattttgaagaTGATTGTGTCTGAAGAGGAGATTATCTGACTTTCCTCATCAAAGAGAAGTGAAATAGTACCCTGGCCTTGGTCTGTTCTTTGTGGTTCTGAGGGGCTTTCCCCTCCTGGTGGACTTCTGCATCAGGCAAGGGGAGAAATGAAGAACCTGTATGAAAAGCCCATGTTCATTTCCTTGGGCCTGAACATTCAATCGAGAATTTTTCTTTAGAGTTCTCATAACCACTTCAAGCTGTTGAGCGTTCCCTCGGCTCTTATCCTAATTCTGCTGAGGAATATTTGGAGAGAGGTTTGGGGTCTGATGCCAAGAGATTTCCTTTCGTACAGGACATTCTGCCAGGACTCCCATTTGGTGAGTTTCTTCTTGTCACTCTAGGTAGTAGTAGTGATGATTGAAGCCCCTCTGTAGCGGTTTTTAAGTGGCCAGAGACTCACTTTGgtttcatatttctttctggaGGATGCCCATCTTATTCTCCTTGACCATTCAAGTTGTTTGAAAGCAATTTTCAGTATCAGTGCCATTTTCAGTAGTTTTACTTTCCATTAAACCATCTACATGTTGCTAGTTATAAGGGACAGTCCCTTAGATATTGAGTAGATATTGATTGAGTACCTTCTGGGCCCTGGGAAGGTAAGATACATGGATGCTTAAAGATTGTAGCCCTTCCATGGTCACTCATAGCCCCCTGGGAGAGTCTAGACAGACACTTGACCACAAGGGAATATGTCGGGAAGGTGCACAGCACTGTAGATGCTCAGAAGAGACAATGCCCAACTGTTTTGCAAGGTCTGGAATAGCTTTTAAGCTTTACTGCCATTTGGTTGATTGTTATTTGGTCTGGGAAATTGGAAGTTGGACATACTGTCCATTTTCATTCCAGAGTCAGATTTGGGGGTTCAGTAGGGACAAGTTTGGACTTTGAAATCAGAAGACCTGAGTTCAGGTcctgtttgtgccagtacctccCAGTGTGTCCATAGGGAGTTCATAGTTACTAGGGAAGAAAAGGGATGGAGAGCAGGACAGCCTTGATGAAGTCAGTTTAAGAAATCCTGGTAGAGTTTCTTTACTGGAGGATTTCCAGGAGCTTCTAACATACTAATGTGTACTGCTGGCCCTAGGAAGGATTATGGTATGCAGTTCCTAggctcatttgatttttttttttaaagcatggagCCCTTTATCAGATTATTATTCCGCAAAGCATACTTAGGAAACACTGTCGTCACTGATTTCTATCTCTTAAACCTACGAACTTGTGCAGGTTTTTTTGCAGTTAGcacaacattattttattttattttgttttttacttttggggcacgccctgaggcatgtgggatcttagtggcccaaccagggatcaaacccacgccccctgcattagaagtgcagagtcttaaccaccagactgccagggaagtcccaacacaacattcttttgagattaaaaaaaaagttagcccACTATTGGAGAGTGTGTTTTCATCATGAGCTATAGCGGACAGTTAACTATTGGATATGAtagaaaatttgagaaagaaaaaaagaccctaCCTTTTTTTActgaggcataattgacaaataacCTTAGTTTTATATTCTACAATAATTTGATATGTGTGTACCCTACAAAgtggtcaccacaataagtctagttgccATCGGGCACCATATAATTGACTCCTCTTTCACCGATTTCACTCACCTCCAACCCTcctctcctctggtaaccaccaatgtcttctctgtatctgtaagttttgttttgttttgttgtggtttttttttttttttttggattccacatataagtggtatcatatgacttatttcacttagcataataccctctagatccatccatgttgtcaaaaatggcaagtgtacacttggtgggaatgtaaattgatgcagccactatggaaaatagtataagGGTTCTCAAAAAAGTTGAAAGAGAACTACCGTGTGATCCAGCTATTccccttctgggtatttatctgaagaataggaaaacactaattcaaagagGCATATATACCcctttgttcattgcagcattatttacagtacccaagatatggaaataacctgtGTGCACCCATGGATGAATGGCcaaagaagatgtagtgtatatatttacaatggaatgctactcagccatagaaaacaaaaacagaaacaaaaaagcagaccCTTTTTAGTGCTAGGTTGTGTATCATCAACTTTCGCATGTGGTGTTTAAAGTACTGACGACACCCCTGTGAAGGAGATATTTGATTATGTCCATTTTAGAGATTAATAAGCTGAAGTTCAAGTAGTCGGTTATCCATGGAGATGCTGAAAGTCAAACTATGGTCTGTCTTTTGCCAAAGGCCATGTTTCATTAACCATGATGCTTTGTTAGAGAGCtaggtcttttatttttaacttttctttttttttaaattttaaatgattattacaaaattaatacatgctTATTAAAGAAAAGTAGGTGGGAGAGAAGTAGAAAATGTCCCCAGGCCCATCATCAAGTAGAACTTCAGTCAGTATGTGATATAtttctttcccattattttaTGCAATGTTATGTTCATTAACCATAATTGtggttaaatatatgtatatataatatatacatttttatacatatatttatacataaataaatttataaaacttcgAATTCTGCTTTTGACTCTCCCCTCCAGATGTGCATTTTGGTTACTGCCACATCACTGGttaagtattttaataaataaatatagtaaacCAGGACTTGGAAACTTGTAGCTCTTTTATGCAAGCTGCCACTTGACCACGGGCAGGTTCCTTGACCTTCTGGTACTCAGTTTCCTCGCGCCTAAGTGAGGGAGTTGGTTCAGAGCACTGATTTTGAAACTATGGTATCCCACGAAAcctcctggaggctgggagtaaAGATATCATCAGAGCAAGGAGGACCCTGGCCCTTCATTCCATCTGTTTCAACCTAAGCATCTACATTTATAACTCTTTTATAGATTTGGGGTCCAAGCACATTTGGAAAAAGGAACTCATTGACTTTTTATAGAACAGGATAAAATTGTGGGACCAGATGATCCTGAAGCTCAGCATTTCTGTGATTCTCCTTTATGATATCTGTTAAGTTGTGTGCgttcttaatgttttaaaacatgtctTCACCAGATAGAGTGGTAGATTAAGCGGATTTGATACATTCTTTAAGATGATCTCAGGAACCATGTAATAAGCACAAAAAGAATCactgatcagggcttccctggtggcgcagtggttgagagtccacctgctgatgcaggggacacaggttcgtgccccggtccaggaagatcccacatgccgcggagcggctgggcccgtgagccgtggcgactgagcctgcgtgtccggtgcctgtgctcctcaacgggagaggccacaacagtgagaggcccgcgtaccaccaaaaaaaaaaaaaaaaaaaaaaaaaaaagaatcactgatcAGTACTGAGCAATGTCTAAAGCACTGTCGAATTATTTCTTAGCAAATCTACCACTGCCTTTGACTTGATCCATCTCAGGTCCAATTTAATGCTCTTTTAGGGAAGACTAACCAGGGAATCAGTGGTCCCTTAAACTAATACATGTTTGAAAACTATGGACTTTTACCAGTGCctgattttccattttcctcatGCATGTTAAGGTTTTGCATTTTGAGGGGATTGATTTTCGAGTCCCAGTGTCTTGACTTTTTCTCTTGCCTCCACAGAAGGAAGAATCTTGTTCAAAAATGAGGTGAATTAATGCTCAAGCACTCAAGAACCCCGGACAGCTACATGAAGTGTTTAAAAACTGCCCTGACCATCTCGCCACACAAGTCTGTCATGAGGCCTGACAGGATGAGTGCACCACGGAGGCACAGTGTCCTGCCCTGCAGGAACGGTGATTGCTGACCTGCCGGGAGCAAGCGGGGGGCCGCATGTTGTCTGCCAGTACAATGAAGGAAGTGGTTTATTGGTCACCCAAGAAGGTGGCAGACTGGCTGCAGGAGAATGCTATGCCAGAATACTGTGAGCCTCTGGAACATTTCACAGGCCGCGACTTGATCAACCTAACCCAGGAGGATTTCACAAAACCCCCCCTGTGCCGAGTCTCCTCCGACAATGGGCAGCGGCTCTTGCACATGATAGAGACCCTGAAGATGGAGCACCACTTGGAAGCACACAAGAATGGCCACGCCAATGGGCACCTCTGCATTGGCACAGACGTCCTCGCCCCTGATGGCAGCTTCAGCATCAAGGTCAAACCCAAGGGGATGCCAAATGGGTATAGGAAGGAGATGATAAAGATCCCCATGCCAGAGCCAGAGCGCTCCCAGTACCCCATGGAGTGGGGCAAGACTTTCCTGGCCTTTCTTTATGCACTTTCCTGCTTTGTTCTCACCACAGTGATGATCTCGGTCGTCCATGAACGAGTACCTCCTAAGGAGGTGCAGCCTCCACTACCGGACACCTTTTTTGACCATTTTAACCGGGTGCAGTGGGCCTTTTCTATTTGTGAAATTAATGGCATGATCCTTGTAGGACTCTGGTTAATTCAGTGGCTGCTCTTAAAATACAAGTAAGTAAAGCAAAAGCTTGCAGATTCAGTGATTGGGGTTTCTCACTGCAGATGTTTGATATTCATTATTGGGAAATGAAATT contains:
- the SGMS1 gene encoding phosphatidylcholine:ceramide cholinephosphotransferase 1 isoform X1 encodes the protein MLSASTMKEVVYWSPKKVADWLQENAMPEYCEPLEHFTGRDLINLTQEDFTKPPLCRVSSDNGQRLLHMIETLKMEHHLEAHKNGHANGHLCIGTDVLAPDGSFSIKVKPKGMPNGYRKEMIKIPMPEPERSQYPMEWGKTFLAFLYALSCFVLTTVMISVVHERVPPKEVQPPLPDTFFDHFNRVQWAFSICEINGMILVGLWLIQWLLLKYKSIISRRFFCIVGTLYLYRCITMYVTTLPVPGMHFNCSPKLFGDWEAQLRRIMKLIAGGGLSITGSHNMCGDYLYSGHTVMLTLTYLFIKEYSPRRLWWYHWICWLLSVVGIFCILLAHDHYTVDVVVAYYITTRLFWWYHTMANQQVLKEASQMNLLARVWWYRPFQYFERNVQGIVPRSYHWPFPWPVIHLGRQVKYSRLVSDT
- the SGMS1 gene encoding phosphatidylcholine:ceramide cholinephosphotransferase 1 isoform X2, with the translated sequence MLSASTMKEVVYWSPKKVADWLQENAMPEYCEPLEHFTGRDLINLTQEDFTKPPLCRVSSDNGQRLLHMIETLKMEHHLEAHKNGHANGHLCIGTDVLAPDGSFSIKVKPKGMPNGYRKEMIKIPMPEPERSQYPMEWGKTFLAFLYALSCFVLTTVMISVVHERVPPKEVQPPLPDTFFDHFNRVQWAFSICEINGMILVGLWLIQWLLLKYKSIISRRFFCIVGTLYLYRCITMYVTTLPVPGMHFNCSPKLFGDWEAQLRRIMKLIAGGGLSITGSHNMCGDYLYSGHTVMLTLTYLFIKEYSPRRLWWYHWICWLLSVVGIFCILLAHDHYTVDVVVAYYITTRLFWWYHTMANQQVLKEASQMNLLARVWWYRPFQYFERNVQGIVPRSYHWPFPWPVIHLGRQVKYSRLLP